The Blastocatellia bacterium nucleotide sequence TCGTCCAGCAGCACCGTTTCTTCCGGGCCGAGAACGCCGAGCACCGTATCAATTCGAGCCAGCCACTCCAAGATGCGTTGCCGATCATCATGTCGCAGTTGCCCCTGGACGAGCGCCACGTTGGCCTCGCCGACAAGCGTGTGGAGCGCGGCGAGCGCCTGGGCCGTATTGAGATCGTTATCCATCCCCTCCTCGAACTCGACGGCCGCGCGACGGATGGCCTCGGCCATCGCGGGATTGGACCCCGATTCGCAACGGGCTTCTCGCAACCGGGCGCGAAAATCTCTCAGACTCACGAGCGTTGTTTCGGCAGCCCGCAGTCCATCAAAGGTGAAGTTGAGCTGTTTGCGATAGGGCACCGACAGCAGCGCGTACCGAATCGCCATCGGATCATACCCTCGCGCCACCAAATCCCGTAGCGTGTAGAAATTCCCCTTGGACTTGGACATCTTCTCCCCTTCGACGAGGAGAAACTCGGAATGGAGCCAGTAGCGCACGAATGGCTTGCCCGTCGCCCCTTCGCTCTGGGCAATTTCGTTCTCATGATGAGGGAAGATCAAGTCCACCCCACCGCAGTGAATGTCGAACGTCTCACCGAGATACTTCATGGACATCGCCGAGCACTCCAGATGCCAGCCCGGTCGTCCGACGCCGATCTCGGTCTCCCAGCGCGGCTCATAATCGTCCTTGGGCGCTTTCCACAGCACGAAATCGCGCACATCGGCCTTCTCATATTCATCAACGTCCACGCGCGCGCCGGGCCGAATCGCGTCGAGTTTGATCTTGGAGAGCTTCCCATACTCGGGAAAGGCGGAGATGCGGAAGTAGATCGAGCCGTCGCTCGTGTAGGTGTATCCGCGTGCCGTCAATCGTTTCACCAGGTCAACCATCTCCGGGATATGGTCCGTTGCGCGCGGCGTGACTTCCGGCACCTCCAGGTTGAGCGTGCGCATGTCTTCCTGAAAGGCGGCGATGTAGCGGTCGGTCAGCTCCCGGAGGCTGATGCCCTCCTCGCGGGCCCGGCGAATCGTCTTGTCATCCACGTCGGTGAAGTTCATGACGTGGAGGAGGCGATACCCCTTGTACTTGAGATAGCGTCGCAGGATGTCTATCGAAACGAACGTCCGAAAATTCCCGATGTGACCGTAATCATAGACGGTCAATCCGCAGCAGTAGAGACCGACCCTATCACCCTCCAGGGGAGCGAACTCCTCGATCTGCCCCGACAATGTGTTGCGCACTCGCAGCATCGTCCGCGCCCGACTCCGTTGACGCAAGCGGAAACATACACTGCTCTCTTCGGCCCTGTCAATCACCCGGCTCATCACCGTCAGAGGGGAGCTGTCGGTCATCTCACGCACCCGGAGACGGGCTCCCGTCCATTGACTTCTTTCCGAGGCGATGCCTTAATTGGGAGCGTACCGAGGGCGACGCGGTAACATCACAAACACGGCGGGAGGTGCAACGGTGCTGTTGGTCATAGATGTCGGCAACACCAACATGGCTCTTGGCGTCTATCGAGGCGATCAACTCGTGACCGTCTGGCGACTGACGACCCAGCGCGAGCGCACGGTGGATGAGCTGGGCATCCTTTGTCGAAATCTTTTCGCTCTCGAAGGTCTGGAATTTTCCACCGTGACGGCGATCATCATCGCGTCGGTTGTTCCGCCCCTCGATTTTCCTCTCCGAA carries:
- the cysS gene encoding cysteine--tRNA ligase, with the translated sequence MTDSSPLTVMSRVIDRAEESSVCFRLRQRSRARTMLRVRNTLSGQIEEFAPLEGDRVGLYCCGLTVYDYGHIGNFRTFVSIDILRRYLKYKGYRLLHVMNFTDVDDKTIRRAREEGISLRELTDRYIAAFQEDMRTLNLEVPEVTPRATDHIPEMVDLVKRLTARGYTYTSDGSIYFRISAFPEYGKLSKIKLDAIRPGARVDVDEYEKADVRDFVLWKAPKDDYEPRWETEIGVGRPGWHLECSAMSMKYLGETFDIHCGGVDLIFPHHENEIAQSEGATGKPFVRYWLHSEFLLVEGEKMSKSKGNFYTLRDLVARGYDPMAIRYALLSVPYRKQLNFTFDGLRAAETTLVSLRDFRARLREARCESGSNPAMAEAIRRAAVEFEEGMDNDLNTAQALAALHTLVGEANVALVQGQLRHDDRQRILEWLARIDTVLGVLGPEETVLLDEDVRALIEERARARAERNFARADEIRRLLAERGIILEDTKEGTRWRRK